One Halococcus salifodinae DSM 8989 DNA window includes the following coding sequences:
- a CDS encoding VirB4 family type IV secretion system protein, protein MSSSGGKRILSDFTLQPEIAGYSHFDILKLFAPTAIGLYATVLVVPPTFEMVGLVVTVGLALGTIVAVGATPSHLTAIEWVRRRFRHRTQQQIMLHDTDPDGSGIEQPTEQSVFARLVRSVSLGGHSTHQRAQDLIPLERPYHRTHAIEKRDGSMIGAIKITPSNMSTADDGLWATQVRQLAGVLTSAADYELQLCDLMRSVDYQSRAAAYETRANQLHKQAINRARAGLLSSTDSVGHADVDIDIDIDTDPTTTTGSHDGTVEASSTAASRERCRAPTTDDSPCQNWADSCPHHENTDRPQGETGVASGGRIPVPDGKGFRPSDTSTIGVRTLADIAEERRGVVDLFQETTLVREHYVVVAVTPEEAAASISTDRGGLVSVPWLGDWVQRRRVRKHRDTDDHTRTMIDILEQRVAHLERKLGRLEGISTRALPATEYSRVIADYYQAANVYAYSDFSALVRSAPVPSGNADPEYELSYAYLDPDGDHPSTEATDDRPRSHPQPPTAADGSGTISPPTNAGRGSFPPASVDLVTQPDELPNHYRSLLAPAECNRSNPGYIDLDGGAMCSATLVIEKWPEAPADGMLREVLSYGKPGVNVSVATHIEGMDKNLAKSKMENAEQSLKAKKNDAERRESFRTGRIRRKFEAARDISESLNDTDHGLFDAATYVSVRAPTEEGLEEAVTAIKTRLKEAPANARAIRVDHNQTAGFQSTAPVAEDQLDRTVKMLGNGVAALFPWATHNLSEPSGVTIGTHEDRHEPTVVDLFNRGTGYNVGIFGTIGSGKTTTLKQLVLRMKLRYPELNVALIDPLEEFAGLCEVFDGERIIIGGETAINPLHIEPTPPEKLDVVGRTTPFKDAVQRALTFVETYYELEGLDLGHKRGVWQRATKEAYARAGITPRPETHPNESPTLTDVLAIMEEMLEDAGSHVRIDNRKLTEDREDRVVSILNNDVEPFRDNGKYEHLTRPTELDFEQNDLLYLDLQRQEASAGEKGLMMQLLVNQIYEHAKASDHPTLMPIDESHYMLRQAADLEFLKQAVRHSRHYDLSIMFSTQTVSEFFAKSDDGEVELTENAEVIINNMSVQVFHYLKEMNPEWAAELGLSQAEMQYIRDAEPGDKEIGYAQALLRVDKEGCFPIKVEMSNDLNPREFALIQYDPSTHGEDLEAYLRAQDARCDWRWC, encoded by the coding sequence ATGAGTTCCAGTGGGGGAAAACGTATCCTCTCCGATTTCACACTCCAGCCCGAGATCGCCGGGTACAGCCACTTCGATATCCTGAAGCTGTTCGCCCCAACCGCCATCGGCCTCTACGCTACGGTGTTGGTGGTTCCGCCCACCTTCGAGATGGTGGGCCTCGTCGTGACTGTCGGCCTTGCCCTCGGTACCATCGTCGCCGTCGGGGCAACCCCCTCACACCTGACTGCGATCGAGTGGGTCAGACGACGGTTCCGGCATCGCACTCAACAACAGATCATGCTTCACGATACCGATCCCGACGGTAGTGGCATCGAGCAACCAACCGAACAGTCGGTGTTTGCCCGCCTCGTTCGATCAGTCTCACTTGGTGGTCATTCCACTCACCAGCGTGCACAGGATCTCATTCCGCTTGAGCGTCCCTACCATCGCACCCATGCGATAGAGAAGCGTGACGGTTCGATGATTGGAGCCATCAAAATCACCCCGTCGAACATGTCTACCGCCGACGATGGACTCTGGGCAACGCAGGTACGCCAGCTCGCCGGGGTTCTCACCTCGGCCGCGGACTACGAACTCCAGCTGTGTGACCTCATGCGGTCGGTCGACTACCAGAGTCGTGCGGCTGCCTACGAAACTCGAGCGAACCAACTCCACAAGCAAGCGATCAATCGCGCGCGAGCGGGTCTCCTGTCGAGTACCGACAGCGTCGGTCACGCCGACGTCGACATCGATATCGATATCGACACCGATCCAACCACGACGACGGGGAGTCACGATGGGACGGTCGAAGCTTCCTCTACAGCTGCATCGCGCGAACGGTGTCGAGCGCCAACCACCGACGACTCGCCGTGTCAGAACTGGGCGGATAGCTGTCCTCACCACGAGAATACTGATCGGCCGCAAGGCGAGACCGGCGTCGCCAGCGGTGGGCGTATCCCGGTACCCGACGGTAAGGGATTTCGGCCCAGCGACACCAGCACCATCGGGGTTCGTACGCTCGCGGACATCGCCGAAGAACGCAGGGGCGTCGTCGATCTCTTTCAGGAAACCACTCTCGTTCGCGAGCACTACGTCGTCGTTGCGGTCACGCCCGAGGAGGCTGCCGCCAGCATCTCCACCGACCGTGGCGGGCTCGTCTCGGTGCCGTGGCTCGGCGATTGGGTGCAACGGCGGCGGGTGAGGAAACACCGAGACACCGACGACCACACCCGCACGATGATCGACATCCTCGAACAGCGGGTCGCACACCTCGAACGCAAGCTCGGGCGGCTCGAAGGTATCAGTACGCGCGCGCTCCCGGCTACCGAGTACAGCCGCGTCATCGCGGATTACTACCAGGCCGCGAACGTCTACGCCTACAGCGATTTCAGTGCGCTCGTCCGCTCTGCACCCGTTCCGAGTGGGAACGCCGATCCCGAGTACGAGCTTTCGTATGCGTATCTGGATCCGGACGGCGATCACCCCAGTACGGAGGCGACCGACGATCGGCCACGGTCACACCCACAGCCACCCACTGCTGCGGACGGGAGCGGCACCATATCTCCACCAACGAACGCCGGTCGTGGCTCGTTTCCACCGGCGAGCGTCGACCTCGTCACCCAGCCCGACGAGTTGCCGAATCACTACCGCTCGCTGCTCGCCCCCGCGGAGTGCAACCGATCGAACCCGGGTTACATCGACCTCGATGGTGGTGCCATGTGTTCTGCGACCCTCGTTATCGAGAAATGGCCCGAAGCACCTGCCGACGGCATGCTACGGGAGGTGCTGAGTTACGGCAAACCAGGCGTCAACGTCTCCGTTGCGACTCACATCGAGGGGATGGACAAGAACCTCGCGAAATCGAAGATGGAAAACGCCGAGCAATCACTCAAGGCCAAGAAGAACGACGCCGAGCGCCGCGAGTCGTTCCGGACCGGGCGCATTCGCCGCAAATTCGAGGCCGCTCGCGACATCAGCGAATCGCTGAACGACACCGATCACGGCCTCTTCGATGCAGCCACCTACGTGTCCGTTCGCGCACCCACCGAAGAGGGTCTCGAGGAGGCCGTCACCGCGATCAAAACCCGGCTCAAGGAGGCTCCCGCGAACGCGCGTGCGATCCGAGTCGATCACAACCAGACCGCCGGCTTCCAGTCCACTGCGCCGGTCGCCGAAGACCAACTGGACCGGACGGTGAAGATGCTCGGCAACGGCGTTGCCGCGCTGTTCCCGTGGGCGACGCACAACCTCTCCGAACCGAGTGGCGTCACTATCGGCACCCACGAGGATCGTCACGAACCCACCGTCGTCGACCTCTTCAATCGCGGCACCGGTTACAATGTCGGGATCTTCGGTACGATCGGCAGTGGCAAGACCACCACGCTCAAACAGCTCGTCCTGCGGATGAAGCTCCGATACCCGGAGTTGAACGTCGCGCTCATCGACCCGCTCGAAGAGTTCGCGGGCCTGTGTGAGGTGTTCGACGGCGAACGGATCATCATCGGTGGCGAGACCGCGATCAACCCGCTCCACATCGAACCGACACCACCCGAGAAACTCGATGTGGTCGGGCGGACGACGCCGTTCAAGGACGCCGTCCAGCGGGCGCTGACGTTCGTCGAAACCTACTACGAACTCGAGGGGCTGGACCTCGGGCACAAACGCGGTGTCTGGCAGCGTGCCACCAAGGAGGCATACGCCCGTGCGGGCATCACCCCACGACCGGAGACCCATCCTAACGAAAGCCCGACGCTCACCGACGTCCTCGCCATTATGGAGGAGATGCTCGAGGACGCCGGCTCACACGTTCGCATCGACAACCGGAAGCTCACCGAGGACCGCGAGGATCGGGTCGTCTCGATTCTCAATAACGACGTCGAACCGTTCCGTGATAACGGCAAGTATGAGCACCTGACGCGGCCGACTGAACTCGACTTCGAGCAGAACGATCTCCTCTATCTCGACCTCCAGCGCCAGGAGGCGAGTGCCGGTGAGAAGGGACTGATGATGCAGCTACTCGTGAACCAGATCTACGAACACGCCAAGGCCAGCGATCACCCGACGCTGATGCCGATCGATGAGAGCCACTATATGCTTCGTCAGGCCGCCGACCTCGAGTTCCTGAAACAGGCCGTTCGTCACAGCCGTCATTATGACCTCTCGATCATGTTCAGCACCCAGACCGTCAGCGAGTTCTTCGCCAAAAGCGACGATGGAGAGGTCGAGCTTACCGAGAACGCGGAGGTGATTATCAACAATATGTCCGTCCAAGTGTTCCACTACCTCAAGGAGATGAACCCCGAGTGGGCGGCCGAGCTTGGACTCTCACAAGCGGAGATGCAGTACATCCGCGATGCCGAACCCGGGGATAAGGAGATCGGCTATGCGCAGGCGTTGCTCCGAGTCGACAAGGAGGGGTGTTTCCCGATCAAAGTCGAGATGTCGAACGACCTCAACCCGCGCGAGTTCGCGCTCATTCAGTACGACCCCAGTACTCACGGCGAGGATCTCGAGGCATACCTCCGGGCGCAGGACGCCCGGTGTGACTGGCGGTGGTGTTGA
- a CDS encoding phage NrS-1 polymerase family protein: MTTTDWDGDIHTEHVPTRLAEREQWICWREAEREGKPTKLPIDPLVGELASTTDPTTWTDFETAIEYADRTATDADGIGYVFAAHDPFVGVDLDGCRDPETEVGDEWAVEVINRLDSYTEVSPSGTGYHVLVRGDLATQRRRKGDVEMYDTARFFTVTGEHVDGTPTEVVERSEALGAIQREYLGETGSETSDERSSPDPAASAPETAVDLDDETLIAKATAAKNGDRFARLWEGNTGDYDSHSEADMALCFHLAFWTGGDQARVDRLFRRSGLMREKWDEVHYADGSTYGEKTAERAVAKTSDVYTPGGSEESRVVNSEHQDSNHSETNTEYKRPTRSPSYLTERNRLLEARIAALETTIEQKNDVIETLEAHNESLQQAPSTDSRGETQIQERTDTGEDSTPQSSPPSSVWQQIRQVIGFDQR; encoded by the coding sequence ATGACGACTACAGACTGGGACGGAGACATACACACAGAACACGTACCAACGCGACTCGCCGAACGCGAGCAGTGGATCTGTTGGCGGGAAGCCGAACGTGAGGGGAAACCGACGAAGCTTCCGATCGACCCCCTTGTGGGGGAGTTAGCCTCAACGACCGATCCGACCACGTGGACGGACTTCGAGACGGCGATCGAATACGCCGATCGAACGGCCACGGACGCCGACGGCATCGGATACGTTTTCGCCGCCCACGACCCCTTCGTAGGGGTTGATCTCGACGGGTGTCGCGATCCCGAGACGGAGGTCGGCGACGAGTGGGCGGTCGAGGTGATCAATCGACTCGATTCTTACACCGAGGTGAGTCCTTCCGGGACGGGCTATCATGTCCTCGTCCGCGGCGACCTCGCGACACAGCGGCGGCGGAAAGGTGACGTCGAGATGTACGACACGGCGCGCTTTTTCACCGTTACCGGCGAGCACGTCGACGGCACGCCCACCGAAGTAGTTGAGCGGTCCGAAGCGCTCGGTGCCATCCAGCGGGAGTACCTAGGAGAAACAGGGAGTGAGACGAGCGACGAGCGATCCTCACCGGATCCAGCCGCATCAGCCCCAGAGACCGCGGTCGACCTCGATGACGAGACGCTCATCGCAAAGGCGACGGCGGCGAAGAACGGTGACCGGTTCGCGCGGCTCTGGGAGGGCAATACTGGGGATTACGATAGTCACTCCGAGGCGGACATGGCGTTGTGTTTCCACCTCGCGTTCTGGACTGGGGGCGATCAAGCACGCGTGGACCGTCTTTTCAGACGATCCGGGTTGATGCGTGAGAAATGGGACGAGGTCCACTACGCCGACGGGAGTACGTACGGAGAGAAGACGGCTGAACGAGCAGTTGCCAAGACGTCTGACGTGTACACGCCGGGCGGGTCCGAGGAGTCCAGGGTAGTGAACAGCGAACATCAGGATAGCAACCACTCTGAGACCAACACCGAATACAAACGACCGACGAGGTCCCCTTCGTACCTTACGGAGCGTAACCGTCTCCTGGAAGCGCGTATCGCCGCTCTCGAAACCACCATCGAACAGAAGAACGACGTCATCGAGACGCTGGAAGCGCACAACGAATCCCTACAGCAAGCGCCTTCGACCGACAGCAGAGGCGAAACGCAGATTCAAGAGCGCACCGACACCGGGGAGGACTCGACACCTCAGTCATCACCTCCATCATCAGTCTGGCAACAGATACGGCAAGTCATTGGTTTCGATCAGCGTTGA
- a CDS encoding IS701 family transposase translates to MMPITEFLSCTDLIDDFECFSYQQKHHAKTYVTGLIASGNKTVEGISKRVLQSKSERALNKFLNQYDWDEDRLNRERLTALQQRNETRWSQDGVVIIDDSVTHRTGDQLPNAGWFYDHAENDTVWGQNLVFSQYADEKTTYPLGFRLYEKEAETKIDHAKALIDEAHEVGVPADTYLFDSWYCSQELVEHVESYDRDWISVLKSNRRVEYGGEMIRVDALAERIDTTEREVDGETYNIWTKKLNVSKLGEKKVLISEKVTDDEDEKNPVKYLVTNKIDAPTTQLIRTYSMRWRIETFFRDSKQDLGFEDCEVERDAGANRHWHLLMLAYSCLRLGVADSALGTVLSQTTSLCNDLKHSLKEAVQNLLSWTLNNADQGVDGLMDELDGVFI, encoded by the coding sequence ATGATGCCGATTACGGAGTTTCTGTCCTGCACGGATCTCATCGATGACTTCGAGTGCTTCTCGTATCAGCAGAAACACCACGCGAAAACCTACGTGACGGGCCTTATTGCCTCCGGCAATAAGACCGTCGAGGGCATCTCGAAACGCGTTCTCCAATCGAAGAGCGAACGCGCTCTCAACAAGTTCCTCAATCAGTACGACTGGGACGAAGACCGTCTCAACCGAGAGCGGTTGACCGCGCTCCAGCAGCGCAACGAAACGCGGTGGTCACAGGACGGAGTCGTCATTATCGACGACTCCGTCACTCATCGAACTGGCGACCAACTCCCGAACGCTGGCTGGTTCTACGACCACGCCGAAAACGACACTGTGTGGGGCCAGAACCTCGTGTTCAGCCAGTACGCTGACGAAAAAACCACCTACCCGCTCGGCTTCCGTCTCTACGAGAAGGAAGCCGAGACGAAGATTGACCACGCCAAAGCCCTCATCGATGAAGCTCACGAGGTAGGTGTTCCAGCGGACACCTACCTCTTCGATTCGTGGTACTGCTCACAGGAACTCGTCGAACACGTTGAATCGTACGACAGGGACTGGATTTCCGTGCTCAAGAGCAACCGTCGCGTCGAGTACGGCGGCGAGATGATCCGCGTCGATGCGCTTGCCGAGCGCATCGACACGACCGAGCGGGAGGTCGACGGCGAAACCTACAACATCTGGACGAAGAAGCTGAACGTCTCGAAGCTCGGCGAGAAGAAGGTGCTGATCTCGGAGAAGGTGACCGATGATGAAGACGAAAAGAACCCGGTGAAGTACCTCGTGACGAACAAGATCGATGCACCGACGACGCAGCTAATCCGCACGTACTCGATGCGCTGGCGCATCGAGACGTTTTTCAGGGACAGCAAGCAGGACCTGGGCTTCGAGGACTGCGAGGTCGAGCGTGACGCAGGTGCCAATCGGCATTGGCACCTGCTCATGTTGGCCTACAGTTGTCTTCGGCTGGGTGTTGCCGATAGCGCTCTGGGAACCGTGCTCTCACAAACGACGTCGCTGTGCAACGATCTCAAACACTCGCTGAAGGAAGCGGTGCAGAATCTGTTGTCGTGGACGCTGAACAACGCTGATCAAGGAGTAGACGGCCTCATGGACGAACTCGATGGAGTCTTTATATAG